The genomic segment CGGGGAGAAATTAGCCCGGATCCGGCAGGCTGCCGGTTATTCCCAGAGAGACTTCGCCGCTGAGGTCGGAATATCTCAGAGAATGGTAGCCTACTACGAGAAAGAAACGGAATATCCGCCTACACATCTAATGCCTTTGTTCGCAAAAGCCCTGCATGTAACAGCAGATCAGCTGTTGGGGTTAGAGAAAGAAAAAGGCAGCGGCAAACACCGCGACAACAGGTTATTGAGACGGTTCGGCCAGGTGGAAAAACTCCCCGCGCCAATGCGTAAGCAGATCGTTCAAATCCTTGACGCGTTCCTGGAGAGAGAAAAACTGCTGGCAAATAAATGAAAAAATAAATTTTTCCTTGACAATGGTTAGCAAATATGCTAACTTACATATAAGAGGTGATGAGTGGCAATCCCTAAAAAAGAAGAATACATTTTCTACCAGGGAGAGAAGTTTCAAATAGAGTTTTATTTTAATGAGGCGGGGAAAATACCCGCTAAAGAGTATTTGGAAGAAGCGGCTTTGGATGTAAAAGTAAAGCTGGCCGCTCTGGTAAAATATATAGCGGAACATGGCAGTATCTTCGATATAACAAAATTCAGAGTAGTGGATACCAGGGATAAAATTTACGAGTTTAAGCCTTTACGATACCGTTTTTTTAATTTCTTTTACGAAGGCAGAAAAATAATTATTACTAACGGTTATATGAAAAAATCTCAAAAGGTGAGCAATAAAGATTTAGAAAGAGCAAGGGATATAAAAAAAGATTACACTTGCAGAGTAAAAGGAGGCAGTTATTATGGAAAAGAATAAAACATACATGGACAGGTTAATGGGCGATAAAGAGTTCCGGGAGAAGTTTGATCAGGAATATCAGAATCTTTGTATCGCGGAACAGATTGCCCGGGCGCGCCATCATGCGCGTTTAACTCAATCTGACCTGGCTAAACTGATAAATACTACTAAATCAGCTATTTCCCGTTACGAAAGCGCTGATTACGATAAATACGGGATTGCGCTATTATCCAGAATTGCCAAAGCCTGCGGGGCAGATTTAAAAATAATTTTTGTTACTTCCAAACGCAAGAAGAATGCTTCTCGTCTTGCTGCCGCATTATAGATAATGTTGTTTCTAAAAGCCCAAACTCTCCTCCCCATTTTAATAGCAGTTAATCCCTTAGAAATGAAGCTTTTGGGTCCGGCTTGTCCGTGTCAGGTAAGCGGGGAAACTGAAGCCTGTCCGCCGCGCCAGCCGCAAAAAAAACAGAGGGCCGGGGTGAATGCTTTTTTTAGACCCCTGAAGAGCTGGTTTTGCCACCCTTTTTAAATACAGCTACCTGACCTTATCGGGGTTTGCCAAGGAAAAAGGGGGTTTAAGGGGGGGGAAAACTGCGGCCAGGGGGCGGCGGTTGAGTGCGGCGGGCAGGCGGTGGAAACCTTACCGCGCCTTAACCGAAAGGAAGC from the bacterium genome contains:
- a CDS encoding helix-turn-helix transcriptional regulator, coding for MPKRKILLKAKEPFGEKLARIRQAAGYSQRDFAAEVGISQRMVAYYEKETEYPPTHLMPLFAKALHVTADQLLGLEKEKGSGKHRDNRLLRRFGQVEKLPAPMRKQIVQILDAFLEREKLLANK
- a CDS encoding type II toxin-antitoxin system RelE/ParE family toxin, which translates into the protein MAIPKKEEYIFYQGEKFQIEFYFNEAGKIPAKEYLEEAALDVKVKLAALVKYIAEHGSIFDITKFRVVDTRDKIYEFKPLRYRFFNFFYEGRKIIITNGYMKKSQKVSNKDLERARDIKKDYTCRVKGGSYYGKE
- a CDS encoding helix-turn-helix transcriptional regulator codes for the protein MEKNKTYMDRLMGDKEFREKFDQEYQNLCIAEQIARARHHARLTQSDLAKLINTTKSAISRYESADYDKYGIALLSRIAKACGADLKIIFVTSKRKKNASRLAAAL